The proteins below are encoded in one region of Alistipes indistinctus YIT 12060:
- the gpmI gene encoding 2,3-bisphosphoglycerate-independent phosphoglycerate mutase, translating into MSNKVLLMILDGWGKGDHGHDDVVYCARPEYIMGLEKKYPNAELRTDGENVGLPDGQMGNSEVGHLNIGAGRVVYQDLVKINIACRDNSILKNPEVVKAFTYAKENGKQVHFMGLLSDGGVHSSLDHLLKLCDISKEYGVSDKTFVHCFMDGRDTDPRSGKGFIESLRDHLKVSGGKIASIIGRYYAMDRDKRWERVKEAYDLLVNGTGEKASDPVAAVQKSYDEGVTDEFIKPIACVGADDQPLGLIRPDDMVIFFNFRNDRAKELTIVLTQEDMPEYGMKKLPLYYCCMTPYDAKFQGLHILFDKENVNNTIGEYVSSKGLKQLRIAETEKYAHVTFFLNGGREEKFDHEERILVASPKVATYDLKPEMSAYEVKDALVAELNKGTFDFICLNFANGDMVGHTGVYEAIAKAVKAVDACVHDVVEAAKANGYEVVLIADHGNADHAENEDGSPNTAHSLNPVPIIVVSDRVKSVHNGVLADVAPTVLKLMGLPQPAEMTGKALAEL; encoded by the coding sequence ATGTCGAATAAAGTATTGCTGATGATTTTGGATGGCTGGGGCAAAGGCGACCACGGCCATGACGATGTAGTTTACTGCGCCCGTCCCGAATATATTATGGGATTGGAGAAAAAGTATCCCAATGCCGAGCTGCGTACCGACGGAGAGAATGTCGGACTGCCCGACGGCCAGATGGGCAATTCGGAGGTAGGACACCTCAATATCGGTGCGGGCCGCGTGGTCTATCAGGACCTCGTGAAGATCAATATCGCCTGTCGCGACAACTCGATCCTGAAGAACCCGGAGGTCGTGAAGGCATTTACTTATGCTAAGGAGAACGGCAAGCAGGTGCATTTCATGGGGCTGTTGTCGGACGGAGGGGTGCACAGCTCGCTGGACCACCTGCTCAAATTGTGCGATATCTCCAAGGAGTACGGTGTCAGTGACAAGACTTTCGTCCACTGCTTCATGGACGGCCGCGACACCGATCCGCGCAGCGGTAAGGGTTTCATCGAGAGTTTGCGGGACCATTTGAAGGTTTCCGGGGGCAAGATCGCTTCGATCATCGGCCGTTACTATGCGATGGATCGCGATAAACGCTGGGAGCGTGTCAAGGAAGCATACGACCTGTTGGTGAACGGCACGGGCGAGAAAGCGTCCGATCCGGTTGCCGCCGTGCAAAAATCCTATGACGAAGGTGTGACCGACGAGTTTATCAAGCCGATCGCCTGTGTCGGTGCGGATGACCAACCGTTGGGGCTGATTCGGCCGGATGATATGGTTATTTTCTTCAATTTCCGCAATGACCGGGCGAAAGAGCTGACGATCGTGCTGACCCAGGAGGATATGCCCGAATACGGCATGAAAAAATTGCCGCTTTACTACTGCTGTATGACGCCTTACGATGCGAAATTCCAGGGGTTGCATATTCTTTTCGACAAGGAAAATGTCAACAACACCATCGGTGAATACGTTTCGTCGAAGGGACTTAAACAATTGCGTATCGCCGAAACGGAGAAGTATGCGCACGTTACTTTCTTCCTCAATGGCGGCCGTGAAGAGAAATTCGATCATGAGGAGCGGATCCTGGTTGCATCGCCTAAGGTGGCTACCTACGACCTGAAGCCGGAGATGAGTGCCTACGAGGTGAAAGATGCCTTGGTCGCCGAACTGAACAAAGGTACGTTCGACTTCATTTGCTTGAACTTTGCCAACGGTGATATGGTGGGCCATACCGGTGTTTACGAGGCGATTGCCAAGGCTGTGAAAGCAGTGGATGCCTGTGTGCACGATGTCGTTGAGGCGGCCAAAGCCAATGGCTATGAGGTGGTGCTTATCGCAGACCACGGCAATGCGGACCATGCCGAAAATGAGGACGGTTCACCCAATACGGCCCATTCGCTCAATCCCGTTCCGATTATCGTGGTTTCGGACCGGGTGAAAAGTGTGCACAATGGCGTGTTAGCCGATGTGGCTCCTACCGTACTGAAACTGATGGGGCTTCCTCAGCCTGCCGAGATGACTGGCAAGGCATTGGCGGAACTGTAA
- the alaS gene encoding alanine--tRNA ligase, with protein MDSNQIRTTFLEFFKGKEHLIVPSAPMIVKNDPTLMFTNAGMNQFKDLFLGNSPVRHKRVADSQKCLRVSGKHNDLEEVGHDTYHHTMFEMLGNWSFGDYFKKEAISWAWELLVEVYGLPKDRIYATIFEGSPEEGIDRDNEAYTYWKQFLPEDHILLGNKHDNFWEMGDTGPCGPCSEIHFDLRDDAERAKLDGRELVNAGHHLVIEIWNLVFMQFNRKANGQLEPLPAQHVDTGMGFERLCMVLQGKQSNYDTDVFQPTIQRLAAMAGKTYGKDAKADIAMRVIADHLRAIAFSIADGQLPSNVKAGYVIRRILRRAVRYGYTYLGFNEPFICKLVEGLVQQMGDQFPELRAQQDLITKVIAEEESAFLRTLATGINLMDGVIAKAKEAGKDTISGSDAFLLYDTYGFPIDLIELIAHENGMKVDGDAFSKELQKQKERSRNAAAVDTDDWVELFPISESKFVGYDSLEADVRISRYRRVKTKNKTYYQLVFDQTPFYGNSGGQVGDQGILESDGGTVRVTDTQKENNLTVHIVENLPEDITATFHAVVDKQLRDASANNHSATHLMHKALRTVLGTHVEQKGSLVTPEYLRFDFSHFQKVTDEQIREVERLVNHDIRANFPLEERRDCPIDEARTLGAMMLFGEKYGDRVRVVKYGDSVELCGGTHVSATGNIGLFKIVGESAISAGVRRIEAVTGLAAEQFVYGLEDLLRAVQKHLNNPSIEQAVRRLIEENAEMSHQIEQVTQERIAALTQAFAKAVVEEEGMHLIARQISANSDVIKGIAFGLRPMFADLVFVGGTTVGEKVSLTVMLGEEIVAQGINASQVIREAAKEINGGGGGQPFFATAGGKNADGLDNAILKAVELIRAGISADGE; from the coding sequence ATGGATTCGAATCAAATCAGAACGACATTTCTCGAATTTTTCAAGGGCAAGGAACACCTGATCGTGCCGTCGGCCCCGATGATCGTAAAGAACGACCCTACGCTGATGTTCACCAACGCGGGGATGAACCAGTTCAAGGATCTTTTCCTCGGCAACTCGCCGGTCCGCCACAAGCGTGTGGCCGATTCGCAGAAATGCCTGCGCGTATCCGGCAAACACAACGACCTCGAGGAGGTAGGCCACGATACTTACCACCATACGATGTTCGAAATGTTGGGCAACTGGTCTTTCGGCGATTACTTCAAGAAAGAGGCGATCTCATGGGCCTGGGAACTTTTGGTTGAGGTGTACGGCCTGCCCAAGGACCGCATTTATGCCACGATATTCGAAGGTAGTCCGGAGGAGGGGATCGACCGGGACAATGAGGCTTATACCTACTGGAAGCAATTTTTGCCCGAGGATCATATCCTGCTGGGCAACAAACATGATAATTTCTGGGAGATGGGGGACACCGGTCCCTGCGGCCCTTGCAGCGAAATTCATTTCGATTTGCGTGACGACGCCGAACGGGCGAAACTCGACGGACGTGAATTGGTCAATGCCGGACACCACCTGGTGATCGAAATCTGGAACCTGGTGTTCATGCAGTTCAACCGCAAGGCTAACGGCCAGCTCGAACCGCTGCCCGCACAGCATGTCGATACCGGAATGGGCTTTGAGCGTCTCTGTATGGTGTTGCAAGGTAAGCAGAGCAACTACGATACGGATGTATTCCAGCCTACGATCCAGCGTTTGGCGGCGATGGCCGGTAAAACATACGGTAAGGATGCCAAAGCCGATATAGCTATGCGGGTAATCGCCGACCACCTGCGTGCGATCGCTTTCTCGATCGCTGACGGCCAGTTGCCGTCGAATGTCAAGGCGGGTTATGTGATCCGCCGTATCCTACGTCGCGCTGTACGATATGGTTACACCTACCTCGGTTTCAACGAGCCGTTTATCTGTAAGCTGGTCGAAGGTCTGGTGCAGCAGATGGGCGACCAGTTTCCCGAACTGAGGGCGCAGCAGGATTTGATCACCAAAGTGATTGCCGAAGAGGAGAGCGCATTCCTGCGCACGTTGGCTACCGGGATCAACCTGATGGACGGTGTGATCGCGAAAGCCAAGGAGGCCGGAAAGGATACGATCAGCGGCAGCGACGCGTTCTTGCTGTACGATACCTACGGTTTCCCGATCGACCTGATCGAGTTGATCGCGCATGAGAACGGCATGAAAGTCGACGGAGACGCTTTCAGTAAGGAGTTGCAGAAACAGAAGGAACGCTCGCGCAATGCGGCTGCCGTAGATACCGACGATTGGGTGGAACTGTTCCCGATCTCCGAGAGTAAATTCGTAGGTTACGACTCCCTGGAAGCCGATGTCCGTATTTCGCGCTACCGCCGGGTGAAGACCAAGAATAAGACCTATTACCAATTGGTATTCGATCAAACCCCGTTTTACGGGAACTCCGGCGGACAGGTAGGTGATCAGGGCATCCTCGAAAGCGACGGTGGAACGGTTCGGGTTACCGATACCCAGAAAGAGAATAACCTGACCGTGCATATCGTCGAAAACCTGCCGGAAGATATTACCGCCACTTTCCATGCCGTGGTCGACAAGCAGCTGCGCGATGCGAGCGCGAATAATCACTCAGCTACACACTTGATGCATAAAGCTTTGCGTACGGTATTGGGTACGCATGTCGAGCAGAAGGGTTCGTTGGTGACGCCCGAATACCTGCGTTTCGACTTTTCGCATTTCCAGAAGGTGACCGATGAGCAAATCCGGGAGGTAGAGCGACTCGTGAACCACGATATTCGCGCGAATTTTCCGTTGGAAGAGCGCCGCGACTGTCCGATAGACGAGGCCCGCACGCTCGGTGCGATGATGCTTTTCGGTGAAAAGTACGGCGACCGGGTGCGCGTGGTCAAATACGGCGATTCGGTCGAGCTGTGCGGGGGAACGCATGTCTCCGCCACCGGTAATATCGGGTTGTTCAAGATTGTCGGCGAAAGTGCCATCTCGGCCGGTGTCCGGCGGATCGAAGCCGTGACGGGGCTTGCGGCGGAACAGTTTGTATATGGTCTCGAAGATTTGCTCCGGGCTGTTCAGAAGCATCTGAATAATCCGTCGATCGAGCAGGCCGTCCGGCGTCTGATCGAAGAGAATGCCGAAATGAGCCACCAGATCGAGCAGGTTACCCAGGAACGTATTGCGGCATTGACACAGGCATTTGCCAAAGCGGTCGTCGAGGAGGAAGGAATGCATCTGATTGCACGTCAGATAAGCGCGAATTCCGATGTAATCAAAGGTATTGCTTTCGGTCTGCGGCCGATGTTTGCGGATTTAGTCTTTGTCGGGGGCACGACCGTCGGCGAGAAAGTATCGCTCACGGTTATGCTCGGGGAGGAAATCGTAGCCCAGGGGATCAATGCTTCGCAAGTAATCCGCGAAGCGGCCAAAGAGATCAACGGGGGCGGCGGCGGCCAACCCTTCTTTGCTACGGCGGGCGGTAAGAATGCCGACGGACTCGACAACGCGATTCTCAAGGCTGTCGAATTGATCCGGGCCGGAATATCCGCAGACGGGGAATAA